The following are encoded together in the Bos taurus isolate L1 Dominette 01449 registration number 42190680 breed Hereford chromosome 12, ARS-UCD2.0, whole genome shotgun sequence genome:
- the GJA3 gene encoding gap junction alpha-3 protein — translation MGDWSFLGRLLENAQEHSTVIGKVWLTVLFIFRILVLGAAAEEVWGDEQSDFTCNTQQPGCENVCYDRAFPISHVRFWVLQIIFVSTPTLIYLGHVLHLVRMEEKRKEREEEPPKAAGPEGHQDPAPVRDDRGKVRIAGALLRTYVFNIIFKTLFEVGFIAGQYFLYGFQLKPLYRCDRWPCPNTVDCFISRPTEKTIFILFMLAVACVSLLLNVLEIYHLGWKKLKQGMTSPFRPDTPGSRAGSVKPVGGSPLLLPPNSAPPAVTIGFPPYYAPSASSLGQASAPGYPEPPPPAALPGTPGTPGGGGNQGLRARAQNWANREAEPQTSSRKASPPAPTPPAAESPGGGPQQSLPEGAAGSSGDSDGEGAVTAVELHAPPEPPADPGRSSKASKSSGGRARAGDLAI, via the coding sequence ATGGGCGACTGGAGCTTCCTGGGGAGACTCCTAGAGAACGCCCAGGAGCACTCCACTGTCATCGGCAAGGTCTGGCTGACGGTGCTGTTCATCTTCAGGATTCTGGTGCTGGGGGCCGCGGCCGAAGAGGTGTGGGGGGACGAGCAGTCGGACTTCACCTGCAACACGCAGCAGCCCGGCTGCGAGAACGTGTGCTACGACCGCGCCTTCCCCATCTCGCATGTGCGATTCTGGGTGCTGCAGATCATTTTCGTGTCCACGCCCACGCTCATCTACCTGGGCCACGTGCTGCACCTGGTGCGCATGGAAGAGAAGCGGAAGGAGCGTGAGGAGGAGCCGCCGAAGGCCGCTGGCCCAGAGGGGCACCAGGACCCGGCCCCCGTGCGCGACGACCGCGGCAAGGTGCGCATCGCCGGCGCCCTGCTCCGCACCTACGTCTTCAACATCATCTTCAAGACGCTGTTCGAGGTGGGCTTCATCGCCGGGCAGTACTTCCTGTACGGCTTCCAGCTGAAGCCGCTATACCGCTGCGACCGCTGGCCCTGCCCCAACACGGTGGACTGCTTCATCTCACGGCCCACGGAGAAGACCATCTTCATCCTCTTCATGCTGGCCGTGGCCTGCGTGTCCCTGCTCCTCAACGTGCTGGAGATCTACcacctgggctggaagaagctgaAACAGGGGATGACCAGCCCCTTCCGCCCGGACACCCCTGGTTCCAGGGCGGGATCCGTAAAGCCGGTGGGGGGgagccccctcctcctgccccccaactccgccccgcccgccgtcACCATCGGGTTCCCGCCCTACTACGcgccctctgcctcctccctgggGCAGGCGTCTGCCCCGGGCTACCCCGAGCCTCCCCCGCCCGCGGCCCTGCCCGGGACCCCCGGCACCCCCGGCGGCGGCGGCAACCAGGGCCTGCGCGCCCGGGCGCAGAACTGGGCCAACCGTGAGGCCGAGCCGCAGACTTCGTCCAGGAAGGCCTCCCCGCCCGCGCCGACGCCGCCTGCAGCCGAGAGCCCCGGGGGTGGCCCCCAGCAGTCCCTTCCGGAGGGCGCGGCGGGGAGCTCGGGCGACAGCGACGGGGAGGGGGCGGTGACGGCCGTGGAGCTGCACGCGCCCCCCGAGCCCCCCGCAGACCCCGGCCGGTCCAGCAAGGCCAGTAAGTCCAGCGGCGGCCGGGCCAGGGCCGGCGACTTGGCCATCTAG